In Aquiflexum balticum DSM 16537, a single genomic region encodes these proteins:
- a CDS encoding GNAT family N-acetyltransferase produces MKFRKATKSDVSQIVEMIADDELGKTRENFQVPLPKEYLSAFEKIDSDPNQELIVVEDDNQEIIGTLQLSFIQYLTYRGGIRAQIEAVRIRKDQRGLGLGKKMFAWAIERAKERNAHLLQLTTDKKRPEAIKFYEDLGFISSHEGMKMHFH; encoded by the coding sequence ATGAAATTTAGAAAAGCCACTAAAAGTGATGTTTCTCAAATTGTAGAAATGATTGCTGACGATGAACTTGGGAAAACAAGAGAGAATTTTCAAGTACCCTTACCCAAGGAATATCTGAGTGCATTTGAAAAAATAGATTCAGACCCAAATCAGGAATTGATTGTAGTCGAAGATGATAATCAGGAAATTATCGGAACCTTACAGTTATCCTTCATCCAATACCTAACCTATCGGGGCGGAATAAGGGCTCAGATTGAAGCAGTACGGATAAGAAAAGATCAAAGAGGATTGGGGTTGGGAAAAAAAATGTTTGCTTGGGCTATTGAAAGAGCAAAAGAACGAAATGCCCATTTATTGCAATTGACAACTGACAAAAAAAGACCTGAAGCCATCAAATTTTATGAAGACCTGGGATTTATTTCATCCCACGAAGGAATGAAGATGCATTTTCACTGA
- a CDS encoding energy transducer TonB has product MIRYINPFKTFAILSFFMAFILLQSKGLYAQDRGDLSKSELEELQDENLNYLMQINEIVKDYPTFSYSYSMKDGKLDNVTVTGVDHEINRKRLEVVLFDLKSNRNKMKSSTNRMGVFYSVDKEASFEGGEKALENTLLSNIKYPEGAKDWGLEGTIYVRFVVDANGEIPFASTTSNIETAMDFYVEDLEEQAIKAIKATEGKWKPAEINNVEVASLSVLPITFNLKTNPSFPTMIK; this is encoded by the coding sequence ATGATACGATATATTAATCCATTTAAAACATTTGCAATTTTATCCTTTTTTATGGCCTTTATTCTCTTGCAATCCAAGGGATTATATGCGCAGGATAGGGGTGATCTGTCAAAAAGTGAGTTAGAGGAATTACAGGATGAAAATCTGAATTATCTCATGCAGATCAATGAAATTGTGAAAGATTATCCGACTTTTTCCTATTCTTATAGCATGAAGGACGGAAAACTAGATAATGTGACCGTAACCGGAGTTGACCATGAGATCAATAGAAAAAGATTGGAAGTAGTCCTCTTTGACCTCAAAAGCAACCGGAACAAAATGAAGAGTTCAACCAACAGGATGGGAGTATTTTATTCGGTTGATAAAGAAGCAAGCTTTGAAGGTGGTGAGAAAGCACTGGAAAATACCTTGTTGAGCAATATTAAATATCCTGAAGGAGCTAAGGATTGGGGACTTGAGGGAACTATTTATGTAAGATTTGTGGTGGATGCTAACGGTGAAATACCATTTGCTTCGACTACAAGTAATATAGAGACTGCCATGGATTTTTATGTGGAAGACCTTGAGGAACAGGCTATAAAAGCCATTAAAGCGACAGAAGGAAAATGGAAGCCAGCAGAAATTAACAATGTAGAAGTAGCATCTTTATCGGTTCTGCCGATCACATTTAATTTAAAGACAAATCCTTCGTTTCCGACTATGATTAAGTAA
- a CDS encoding class I SAM-dependent methyltransferase: MKSTSTSFLFIFLSFTCLGQINNQEDIYSYKTPDRDGTGKVYMGREISQVMNFMGMSWLERSTRPQEENTELAIKNLPINKSSIVADIGAGSGYYTFRIAKRVPDGLVYAVEIQDPAIKYLEEKSKELGFDNVKTIKGTEKSPNLPEKSIDLAIMVDVYHELLYPHEVLQEIKKSLKTDGKLLLIEYRGEDPKVRIKPLHKMTMDQVTKELSANGFKLVQNGQFMNIQHFLVFEKE; encoded by the coding sequence ATGAAATCTACCTCAACCTCCTTTTTATTCATCTTCCTTAGTTTTACCTGTTTGGGTCAGATCAACAATCAGGAAGATATTTACTCTTACAAAACACCTGACCGTGATGGTACAGGAAAGGTGTACATGGGCAGGGAGATTTCTCAGGTGATGAATTTTATGGGTATGAGTTGGCTGGAAAGATCTACCCGACCACAGGAAGAAAATACTGAATTGGCCATTAAAAATCTGCCCATCAACAAAAGCAGCATAGTCGCTGACATTGGTGCAGGTTCGGGATATTATACTTTTCGAATTGCCAAGCGGGTTCCTGATGGATTGGTTTATGCTGTTGAAATTCAGGATCCTGCCATCAAATACCTTGAAGAGAAGAGTAAGGAATTGGGTTTTGACAATGTCAAAACAATCAAAGGAACAGAAAAATCTCCCAACTTACCTGAAAAATCCATCGACCTCGCCATCATGGTGGACGTGTACCATGAATTGCTATATCCCCATGAAGTATTGCAGGAAATCAAAAAATCATTGAAAACTGACGGAAAATTGTTGCTGATTGAATACAGAGGTGAGGATCCAAAGGTAAGAATCAAACCATTGCACAAAATGACCATGGACCAGGTCACAAAGGAACTATCAGCCAACGGCTTCAAACTGGTACAAAACGGTCAGTTTATGAATATTCAGCATTTTTTGGTTTTCGAGAAAGAGTAA
- a CDS encoding quinone oxidoreductase family protein, producing MKAFHLVKNGSAKEAFELRDMILTDPKDDEVLIKTESFGLNYADVMARLGLYRECPPLPTVIGYEAVGRVEKIGAAVKNFKVGDRVLAFSRFGGYASHVLTPELAAIPIGDTVLASKALALSVQYSTAWYALEECLNLHPGDHVLIHAAAGGVGTALIQMAKRRGCVIAGTASSHKLNYLKTQGVDLPIDYRNTDFEKVLEEAGWKKKLDAVFDPVGGISVRKGINLLNSGGKIVVYGGSSMSASKSPFHKFKVAAGFGIWSPIILMMRSISIIGLNMLRIAEDKPALLQHCMKEVFRLYQDGVFDPEIGREYSSNQLSEAHEFLESRQSIGKIVVHWENV from the coding sequence ATGAAAGCATTCCATTTAGTAAAAAACGGCTCAGCCAAAGAAGCTTTTGAACTGAGGGATATGATTTTAACCGATCCCAAGGATGATGAAGTTCTGATCAAAACAGAATCTTTTGGACTCAATTACGCAGATGTGATGGCCCGGCTTGGGCTTTATAGGGAATGTCCGCCTTTGCCAACAGTTATTGGCTATGAAGCAGTGGGCCGCGTTGAAAAAATCGGTGCAGCTGTCAAAAATTTTAAAGTAGGGGATAGGGTTTTGGCATTCAGCAGGTTTGGAGGCTATGCCAGCCATGTATTGACACCGGAACTGGCGGCAATTCCAATAGGGGATACCGTACTTGCAAGCAAGGCCCTTGCCCTTTCGGTTCAGTATAGTACGGCTTGGTACGCATTGGAAGAATGTCTGAACCTCCATCCGGGAGATCATGTATTGATCCATGCAGCTGCAGGTGGGGTAGGAACGGCCCTGATTCAAATGGCCAAAAGAAGAGGCTGCGTGATTGCCGGAACTGCCAGTTCACATAAATTAAATTATCTTAAGACTCAGGGGGTAGATCTTCCCATAGATTACAGAAATACAGATTTTGAAAAGGTCTTGGAGGAAGCAGGATGGAAGAAAAAGCTTGATGCTGTATTCGATCCGGTTGGTGGAATTTCTGTCCGAAAGGGAATAAACCTACTCAATAGCGGGGGTAAAATAGTTGTCTATGGCGGCAGTAGCATGTCAGCTTCCAAAAGCCCTTTCCATAAATTCAAAGTTGCAGCAGGTTTTGGAATATGGTCACCCATAATCTTGATGATGCGATCAATTTCCATTATTGGTTTGAATATGCTTAGAATTGCTGAAGATAAACCGGCTTTGCTTCAGCATTGCATGAAAGAGGTGTTTAGACTTTACCAAGATGGAGTTTTTGATCCTGAAATTGGGAGAGAATATTCCTCCAATCAATTGTCTGAAGCCCACGAATTTCTTGAATCCCGTCAATCTATAGGCAAAATTGTTGTGCATTGGGAGAATGTTTGA
- a CDS encoding fimbrial biogenesis chaperone has translation MKKIFASLSFLIAVTLGFPGIAQISIAPTSVFVDNNGIASFYVTNPSDEPQEINIGFVFGYPGNDDQGNLLMVYGDSLREKEFGIGDRLRAFPRSFVLAPQQQQTVRLQLRPDRSLPDGTYFTRLKVTSNAQSREVGEIAQNEVATQVNFKFDQVIPVFYKHGETKTGIEISEIETDITGNNLRAVADFRTTGNSPFIGSVTAMLKNKDEKIVAEVQQTTALYFSGKKGMELSLPEGLTSGEYQVELRFETKRSDIASNNLVQTSPIAKRVYVRIP, from the coding sequence ATGAAAAAGATATTTGCTTCATTGAGCTTTCTAATTGCCGTTACCTTGGGGTTTCCGGGCATAGCTCAAATTTCTATTGCGCCTACTTCAGTATTTGTAGATAACAATGGGATTGCTTCTTTCTATGTAACCAATCCATCAGATGAGCCACAGGAAATCAATATTGGTTTTGTCTTCGGTTATCCGGGAAATGATGATCAGGGAAATCTCCTTATGGTATATGGTGATAGCCTTAGAGAAAAGGAATTTGGTATTGGCGACCGATTGAGGGCTTTTCCAAGGTCTTTTGTTTTAGCTCCGCAGCAACAGCAGACCGTTCGCCTTCAGTTGAGACCGGATAGAAGCCTTCCTGATGGAACCTACTTTACCCGATTAAAAGTCACTTCCAATGCCCAATCCAGGGAAGTAGGGGAAATAGCACAAAATGAGGTGGCTACCCAGGTAAATTTCAAATTTGACCAAGTGATTCCTGTATTCTACAAGCATGGTGAAACCAAAACCGGAATAGAAATCTCTGAAATAGAAACTGACATTACAGGGAACAACCTGAGGGCAGTTGCTGACTTCCGGACTACAGGCAACTCTCCATTTATCGGCAGTGTGACTGCCATGCTCAAGAATAAAGATGAGAAAATAGTTGCAGAGGTGCAGCAGACAACTGCCTTGTATTTTAGTGGGAAAAAAGGAATGGAACTGAGTTTGCCTGAGGGTTTGACTTCCGGCGAATATCAAGTGGAACTTCGATTCGAAACAAAGAGATCTGATATTGCTTCCAATAATCTGGTGCAGACCAGTCCAATAGCCAAAAGAGTCTATGTTCGGATTCCTTAA
- a CDS encoding DUF4402 domain-containing protein: MKTTIKSLVVALFLVGLSNVAFAQKTATANAAAEVLQDLEINLDATLNEINFGRISATTPGTVILDANDAANNQNTGSITNVARFQLVGANGGVTVFYDGTVVLNSGPDNITMTTQVVGDSNVANRASAIGIASGSTVTLVGNDYYLWIGGSLPALAGQETGNYTGTFNISAEYN, from the coding sequence ATGAAAACAACAATTAAATCTCTAGTAGTGGCCCTTTTTTTAGTTGGCCTATCTAATGTGGCATTTGCTCAAAAGACAGCTACTGCCAATGCAGCAGCAGAAGTCCTCCAGGATTTGGAAATCAATTTGGATGCGACATTGAATGAAATCAATTTCGGTAGAATTTCTGCCACAACTCCCGGAACAGTTATTTTGGATGCCAATGATGCCGCCAATAACCAAAATACAGGATCTATTACCAATGTGGCAAGGTTTCAATTGGTAGGTGCCAATGGTGGGGTGACTGTATTTTACGATGGAACAGTAGTATTGAATTCCGGACCGGATAACATCACCATGACCACTCAGGTTGTCGGTGACTCTAATGTGGCAAATAGAGCTTCTGCCATTGGAATAGCAAGTGGTTCAACTGTCACTTTGGTTGGTAATGATTATTACCTCTGGATCGGTGGTTCATTACCTGCTTTGGCTGGTCAGGAAACTGGAAATTATACCGGTACTTTCAACATCAGTGCAGAATATAACTAG
- a CDS encoding T9SS type A sorting domain-containing protein — protein MWKTINWKIAVSILSMMIVTCIESMAQITYTWVGLNGGSWTSPSNWSPSRTTLRNNDRLVFDMGGNWSVVGAPSQTISGLFVVNNTTLTLSSTISNQNFTINNGAGIDFLVEENSSLTISGSSLMRISFGTNSTGEINGELVIGTNGNVRTNGTNCILTVNGKIRNEGGNFANTTVQRLIFGPNSVFEHARNTTNIPIASWNASSTVIISGLIGAGILGTNQNFGNFIFRSPNMTFASMNFSPLSIRGDLIIDNGISTTQLRQTTVALNVSGDFIVLGGNYAIGNTSNATRTIRVGGDFQISGGSLFMTRVNGATGVVEVNGDFLHEGGTITQTGTGRGRIAFVGDGSLPQTFSSNGTITNRIDFLISPGSYLEGISPNSNFLGAGNFSLGSGATLVIQSPEGITASGPDGMVKVTGTRNYSSEANYIYRGNSNQIVGNGLPATINNLTIENLGGNQDQTVSLLRNTLVNGDLNVFNGILDLGEFTLQGSALGGLILESGAGLRIGGNSTLPENFASHQFACDSSVEYYGSNQDVTNPISPTIYGILILSGTGIKTLPLGLERTCNNLVFGGTTTTAAVQSMEIAGDLIVEAEAVFQGGDFTHEVGGNWLVSGTYEPGNGVVLFQGSDIKSISGGTFNQVSITGSGLKVIEGNTNISGAAVIQSPVQLTDGTQLSVNGSALLRIENSGAVSSIGNGRIVLNPGSRYLNYSTSNPLLEVQQELQGSAGWRMIGTPVNTTYADFLGSLESQGFSGSDYPSFQPNVLWFDETDLGSGLQAWRMPNEINDVIPTGRGHYIFVFNGEAKPDSGTYSDNLPLITNGTGTEPNLQNRAVDFGVTFTPREDQLVSVGNDFTEINVENEGFNLISNPTASYLNFFAGSGWVKTNLDNTIYVWDPASNNFLTHNGTIGSLNDGILAPFQAFWIKSNAPNPSLQLINNDPKTDFSVDFLGRKTINEPFAISLKVMGEGMEATSFISFGKEGKEGKDPQDAYQLESLSKNWLFLYSYGSLTEEQPMVINHQSLLGDAEERIIPLHIAASNDGFPVKGSFLLDWKLPETWPADKGIFLMDHLQEMAIDMQAQTVHVFNFEAPVNTSHRLSDDFFLPQAVIFDSPFTNDEALARKNPSKPFRPFTIYIGSAPDGRNQEYLPAAPKLFDPYPNPFQNNVKIRFFLPEAMPAEIRIYDTHGRLQGQFPKTVYPTGIHELEWETFHNNLSNGLYIVHLLTDQYTFTKKLIKN, from the coding sequence TTGTGGAAAACCATTAATTGGAAGATTGCAGTATCTATCCTATCGATGATGATAGTTACCTGCATTGAGTCCATGGCACAGATCACCTATACTTGGGTTGGTCTGAATGGTGGTTCATGGACTTCTCCATCGAATTGGTCACCTTCAAGAACAACCTTGCGCAACAATGACAGATTGGTTTTTGACATGGGAGGAAATTGGTCTGTTGTTGGTGCGCCAAGTCAAACAATTTCTGGTTTGTTTGTAGTCAACAATACCACACTTACTCTTTCCTCTACCATAAGCAACCAAAATTTTACTATTAACAATGGGGCAGGGATTGATTTTTTGGTTGAAGAAAATTCATCCCTTACTATTTCCGGGTCATCCCTGATGAGAATAAGCTTCGGTACAAATTCGACCGGAGAAATCAATGGTGAACTTGTGATTGGAACCAACGGGAATGTAAGGACCAATGGTACCAATTGTATTCTGACAGTAAACGGAAAAATAAGGAATGAGGGCGGTAATTTTGCCAATACAACTGTTCAAAGACTGATTTTCGGACCAAATTCAGTTTTTGAACATGCCAGAAATACCACCAATATACCTATCGCATCTTGGAATGCTTCTTCCACAGTAATTATTTCAGGATTAATAGGCGCGGGTATATTAGGGACCAACCAAAATTTTGGAAATTTTATTTTCAGGTCTCCTAATATGACATTTGCTTCAATGAATTTTTCACCTCTAAGTATTCGAGGTGATTTGATCATAGATAATGGAATCTCCACGACCCAACTTAGACAGACTACAGTTGCGCTGAATGTGTCCGGTGATTTTATCGTCCTTGGTGGAAATTATGCCATTGGGAATACCAGTAATGCTACCCGAACCATCCGAGTAGGCGGGGATTTTCAGATTTCTGGAGGTTCACTGTTTATGACGAGGGTAAATGGGGCCACGGGCGTAGTGGAAGTAAACGGAGATTTTCTTCATGAAGGCGGTACAATTACTCAAACAGGAACAGGCAGAGGAAGGATTGCCTTTGTAGGTGATGGTTCTTTACCACAGACTTTCTCTTCTAATGGAACAATAACGAATAGAATTGATTTTTTAATTTCTCCCGGCTCTTATCTTGAAGGAATTTCTCCAAATAGTAATTTTTTAGGAGCCGGGAATTTTTCTTTGGGATCAGGGGCTACTTTGGTAATTCAAAGCCCTGAAGGTATTACAGCATCAGGACCTGATGGTATGGTAAAAGTAACAGGTACAAGAAATTATTCCTCCGAGGCCAACTATATCTACAGAGGAAATAGTAATCAAATTGTAGGTAATGGACTTCCTGCCACAATAAATAATCTAACTATAGAGAATTTGGGTGGTAACCAAGACCAAACTGTTAGTCTGCTTCGAAATACACTGGTAAATGGGGACTTGAATGTCTTTAATGGAATTCTTGACTTAGGTGAATTTACTTTGCAAGGTTCAGCCTTAGGAGGATTAATCCTGGAAAGTGGAGCTGGATTGAGAATAGGAGGGAATTCCACTTTACCTGAAAATTTCGCCTCCCATCAGTTTGCCTGTGACAGTAGTGTGGAATATTATGGGTCAAATCAAGATGTTACCAATCCCATTTCCCCCACTATTTACGGCATTCTTATTTTGAGCGGAACAGGGATAAAAACTTTACCTCTTGGATTGGAAAGAACCTGCAATAATCTTGTTTTTGGCGGAACAACCACAACAGCAGCTGTCCAATCTATGGAAATAGCTGGAGATTTGATCGTTGAGGCTGAAGCTGTATTTCAGGGAGGCGATTTTACCCATGAGGTTGGCGGCAATTGGCTGGTTTCAGGAACCTACGAGCCGGGAAATGGTGTGGTGCTTTTTCAGGGATCGGATATCAAATCAATTTCAGGAGGCACCTTTAATCAGGTCTCCATAACTGGTTCAGGACTAAAAGTTATAGAGGGGAATACCAATATTTCCGGTGCTGCGGTGATTCAAAGTCCCGTCCAACTAACAGATGGGACACAGTTATCAGTGAATGGTTCAGCTTTGTTGCGGATAGAAAATTCAGGGGCTGTTTCAAGTATTGGAAATGGACGTATTGTTTTGAACCCCGGCTCCAGATATCTCAATTACAGTACAAGCAACCCTTTGCTGGAAGTTCAACAGGAACTTCAGGGTTCGGCAGGCTGGCGTATGATTGGAACTCCGGTCAATACCACCTATGCAGATTTTTTGGGAAGCTTGGAAAGTCAAGGTTTTTCCGGATCAGATTACCCTTCTTTTCAGCCCAATGTTTTATGGTTTGATGAGACAGATTTGGGTTCAGGATTGCAGGCATGGAGGATGCCCAATGAGATCAATGACGTGATACCAACTGGAAGGGGCCACTATATTTTTGTTTTTAATGGTGAAGCTAAGCCAGACAGTGGTACCTATAGCGACAACTTGCCTTTGATTACCAATGGAACAGGTACTGAACCCAATCTTCAAAATAGAGCCGTCGATTTTGGAGTAACCTTTACACCAAGAGAAGATCAATTGGTTTCAGTTGGTAATGATTTTACAGAAATTAACGTGGAAAATGAAGGGTTTAACCTGATTTCAAATCCCACAGCATCATATTTGAATTTTTTTGCGGGTTCAGGCTGGGTCAAGACCAATTTGGATAACACCATTTATGTATGGGATCCTGCCTCCAATAATTTCCTGACCCACAATGGTACCATTGGTTCACTGAATGATGGTATTTTGGCTCCTTTTCAAGCTTTTTGGATCAAAAGTAATGCTCCAAATCCTTCATTGCAATTGATCAACAATGATCCCAAAACAGACTTTTCCGTTGATTTTCTAGGTAGGAAAACAATAAACGAACCGTTTGCCATCTCGCTCAAAGTAATGGGAGAGGGAATGGAGGCAACTTCATTTATATCCTTTGGTAAAGAAGGTAAAGAAGGCAAAGATCCTCAGGATGCGTACCAATTGGAGTCCTTAAGCAAAAATTGGTTGTTTTTATATTCATATGGTTCCTTGACAGAAGAACAACCTATGGTCATCAACCATCAATCGCTTTTGGGTGATGCGGAGGAGCGGATCATTCCTTTACATATAGCAGCATCTAATGATGGATTTCCTGTTAAAGGATCCTTTTTGCTGGATTGGAAGCTTCCGGAAACATGGCCTGCAGATAAAGGGATTTTCCTGATGGATCATCTCCAGGAGATGGCTATTGACATGCAGGCCCAGACAGTTCATGTATTCAACTTTGAAGCTCCGGTAAATACCAGCCACAGGCTCAGTGATGATTTTTTCCTTCCTCAGGCTGTCATATTCGATTCTCCATTTACCAATGACGAAGCATTGGCCAGAAAAAACCCAAGTAAACCATTCAGGCCATTTACTATTTATATCGGATCAGCTCCCGATGGTAGAAATCAGGAATATCTTCCTGCAGCGCCAAAGTTATTTGATCCATATCCCAATCCATTTCAAAATAATGTCAAAATCAGGTTTTTCTTACCTGAAGCCATGCCTGCTGAAATCAGGATTTATGATACGCATGGCAGACTGCAAGGTCAGTTTCCTAAGACAGTGTATCCAACAGGAATTCATGAATTGGAATGGGAGACTTTTCACAATAATCTTTCCAATGGCCTTTATATCGTCCATTTATTGACAGACCAATATACTTTCACCAAAAAACTTATAAAAAACTGA
- a CDS encoding cupin domain-containing protein has translation MKTNLQEKFGKISDFWHPYIIGELNENFVKLAKLNGELVWHSHQDEDEMFVVISGTLMMDFKDGKRIATGPGEILIVPKGVEHFPWTKEGEEVHVMLIEPKSTKHTGETKSSQTIEKLEWI, from the coding sequence ATGAAAACAAACCTGCAGGAAAAATTCGGTAAGATCTCCGATTTTTGGCATCCTTATATTATTGGGGAGCTCAATGAGAATTTTGTTAAACTCGCCAAATTAAATGGGGAATTGGTCTGGCATAGTCATCAGGATGAAGATGAAATGTTTGTGGTGATTTCCGGAACCTTGATGATGGACTTTAAGGATGGCAAAAGGATTGCTACCGGGCCAGGTGAGATTTTGATTGTCCCAAAAGGCGTGGAGCATTTTCCTTGGACCAAAGAAGGGGAAGAAGTACACGTTATGTTGATTGAACCCAAAAGTACCAAGCATACAGGAGAAACTAAATCTTCCCAAACCATTGAAAAGTTGGAATGGATTTGA
- a CDS encoding ABC transporter permease: protein MFKTNFKIALRGFAKHKLTFFINLFGLALGLWAAILIGLWVKSELNAGRDFAEIDQVYRIMEHQRYGSDIFTITSTPGILANDLKEYFSEVEKSATYSWSQENLFVKENTRLKLNGFFAGEDYLHIMQYAFLHGDRNRALSEINHIVLTADAAIKLFGKTDVIGESVVMKETEGENSFIVKAVLAPFSKDSYADFDYILPFQFMLDKPYNSWLKEWGNNGPSTIVKLHKDADWQAFSASIADYIVEKNDGSNVTLFAYPQSELYLHGKFKDGIQQGGRIEYVRLFSVIGIFVLLIACINFMNLSTAKSQKRAKEVGVRKVVGAEKGALVNQFLSESLLMTVFATAISLLLVELTLPIFNTLTGKVMSVPYADGMFWLQLLGIMLFTGLVAGSYPAFYLSATKVVSVFKSHTKAGKGVVMARKGLVTFQFILATVLIVSTLVVYQQINFALNQNLGYDKEQLLVVPLEGKLMDNYEVFKNRLDQNNEVRSISRSTHSLLGRNSNTGDVNWEGKDPDFNALFEIMRMDYGFIETLGLQLIKGEDFSREKGADSIQGAIINKRAYELITENNPDALSFNLWGDDRIITGVVDDFHFQSFHQAMEPVIILLDPSFASNCFIKVGTGDIQNTISSIENLALEINPDFPFQYSFMDENYARMYSEDVKIGELAKYFSILTILISCLGLLGLSAHIAEQKTKEIGIRKVLGATTFSILNVINKEFIAIVSISILLGSGLAYWAMQEWLSGYAYRIEFEWWFIPTAAAVILSIAYLTVTLQALKSAQINPSSTLKSE from the coding sequence ATGTTTAAAACTAACTTTAAAATCGCACTCCGTGGCTTTGCCAAGCACAAGCTCACCTTCTTTATCAACCTGTTTGGATTGGCGCTGGGTCTTTGGGCTGCTATTCTGATTGGTCTTTGGGTCAAATCCGAACTGAATGCGGGTAGGGATTTTGCTGAAATTGACCAGGTTTACCGCATCATGGAACATCAACGCTACGGATCTGATATTTTTACCATCACATCAACTCCCGGCATCCTGGCAAATGATTTAAAGGAATATTTTTCTGAGGTAGAAAAGTCGGCCACATACTCTTGGAGTCAGGAAAATCTTTTTGTCAAAGAAAATACCAGGCTCAAATTGAATGGTTTTTTTGCCGGAGAAGATTACCTCCACATAATGCAGTATGCTTTTCTTCACGGTGACAGGAACCGGGCATTGAGTGAAATAAACCATATCGTCCTGACTGCAGATGCTGCCATCAAATTGTTTGGGAAAACGGACGTGATCGGGGAATCGGTGGTGATGAAAGAAACAGAAGGAGAGAATTCCTTTATTGTTAAGGCCGTTTTGGCTCCTTTTTCCAAAGATTCATATGCTGATTTCGATTACATTCTGCCTTTCCAATTCATGTTGGACAAGCCCTATAATTCCTGGTTGAAAGAATGGGGGAATAACGGTCCAAGTACCATTGTCAAACTGCATAAGGATGCAGATTGGCAGGCTTTTTCAGCAAGTATTGCAGATTATATCGTGGAAAAAAATGACGGAAGCAATGTCACACTTTTTGCCTATCCCCAATCAGAACTATATCTCCATGGAAAATTCAAAGATGGAATCCAGCAAGGGGGAAGAATTGAATATGTCAGGTTATTTTCGGTCATCGGTATATTCGTATTGCTGATAGCCTGTATCAATTTTATGAACCTCTCCACTGCCAAATCCCAGAAAAGGGCCAAAGAAGTTGGGGTCAGAAAGGTGGTCGGGGCTGAAAAAGGCGCTTTGGTCAACCAATTTCTAAGTGAATCACTTTTGATGACTGTATTTGCCACTGCCATTTCACTTTTGTTGGTAGAATTGACTTTGCCCATATTCAATACCCTGACCGGCAAGGTGATGTCCGTGCCTTATGCCGATGGGATGTTTTGGCTACAGTTGTTGGGCATCATGTTGTTTACCGGTTTGGTAGCAGGGAGTTATCCGGCATTTTACCTTTCTGCCACAAAAGTAGTTTCAGTTTTCAAAAGCCATACAAAAGCAGGTAAGGGAGTAGTTATGGCCAGAAAAGGTTTGGTGACTTTTCAGTTTATTCTTGCTACCGTTTTGATTGTTTCCACCTTGGTCGTTTATCAGCAGATCAATTTTGCCCTGAACCAAAACCTGGGATATGACAAAGAGCAATTACTGGTGGTTCCTTTGGAAGGAAAACTGATGGACAATTATGAAGTGTTCAAAAACCGTCTTGACCAAAACAATGAAGTCAGGTCTATCAGCCGGTCAACCCATTCGCTTTTGGGAAGGAATTCAAATACGGGTGATGTCAATTGGGAAGGCAAAGATCCTGATTTCAATGCGCTGTTTGAAATTATGCGGATGGATTATGGGTTTATAGAAACCTTGGGTTTACAGTTGATCAAAGGAGAAGATTTCTCAAGAGAAAAAGGAGCGGATTCCATTCAGGGTGCAATTATCAATAAGAGGGCTTATGAACTGATAACAGAAAATAATCCTGATGCTTTATCATTCAATTTGTGGGGCGATGACAGGATTATTACAGGAGTGGTGGATGACTTTCATTTTCAGAGTTTCCATCAGGCCATGGAACCTGTAATTATCTTACTTGACCCTTCTTTTGCATCCAATTGTTTTATCAAAGTAGGTACGGGAGATATCCAAAACACCATTTCTTCCATTGAAAATCTTGCCTTGGAAATCAATCCTGATTTTCCTTTTCAGTATTCCTTTATGGATGAAAATTATGCCCGGATGTACAGTGAAGATGTGAAAATAGGGGAACTTGCCAAATACTTCAGCATCCTGACTATTTTGATTTCCTGTTTGGGTTTGTTGGGATTGTCCGCACATATTGCGGAGCAAAAAACAAAAGAGATCGGAATTAGAAAAGTATTGGGCGCTACTACATTTTCAATCCTGAATGTCATCAATAAGGAATTTATAGCCATCGTATCCATTTCCATTCTTTTGGGATCAGGATTGGCGTATTGGGCCATGCAGGAATGGCTTTCCGGATATGCTTACAGAATAGAATTTGAATGGTGGTTTATTCCAACAGCAGCCGCTGTAATTCTTTCAATTGCTTATTTGACTGTCACTTTACAGGCTTTGAAATCGGCACAGATTAATCCGTCGAGCACTTTGAAGAGTGAGTGA